In one Juglans regia cultivar Chandler chromosome 11, Walnut 2.0, whole genome shotgun sequence genomic region, the following are encoded:
- the LOC109009015 gene encoding non-specific phospholipase C1-like: MASRRAPIALFFFLYLIVSSQSLDFKPHKEKHKIDGPIKTLVVLVMENRSFDHVLGWLKSTRPEIDGLTGEESNRILVSDPDSPEVFVSDDALFVDSDPGHSFQAIREQIFGSDDSSKPPLMNGFVQQAENMSESMPRTVMSGFKPAVLPVYTELANEFAVFDRWFASVPASTQPNRFYVHSATSHGAMSNVRKDLVHGFPQRTIFDSLDENGLTFGIYYQNIPATLFFKSLRKLKHATNFHSYSLKFKLDAKLGKLPNYVVLEQRYFDVDLMPANDDHPSHDVAIGQRFVKEVYETLRAGPQWNEMALLITYDEHGGFYDHVPTPVSGVPNPDGIIGPDPYYFRFDRLGVRVPTILVSPWVEKGTVIHEPDGPKQHSQYEHSSIAATVKKLFNLESNFLTKRDAWAGTFEDYFDILDSPRDDCPETLPEVKISLRPRGPKEDASLSEFQVELIQLASQLNGDYVLNTYPDIGKSMTVGEANRYAEEAVKRFLEAGKAALKAGANESAIVTMRPSLTSRVMLRDHGLYVGSH; the protein is encoded by the exons ATGGCTTCCCGGCGAGCACCCATAGCCTTGTTTTTCTTCCTCTACCTCATAGTCTCTTCCCAATCTCTGGACTTCAAGCCACACAAAGAGAAGCACAAAATCGACGGACCCATCAAGACCTTAGTCGTCCTGGTCATGGAAAACCGCTCCTTTGACCACGTTCTAGGATGGCTCAAATCGACCAGGCCCGAGATCGATGGCCTGACAGGCGAAGAATCAAACCGGATTCTAGTCTCCGACCCGGACTCCCCGGAAGTCTTCGTCTCAGATGACGCCCTGTTCGTGGACTCGGATCCGGGTCATTCGTTTCAGGCGATCCGTGAGCAGATATTCGGGTCAGACGATAGCTCGAAGCCGCCGTTGATGAACGGGTTCGTTCAGCAGGCGGAGAACATGAGTGAAAGCATGCCGAGAACCGTCATGAGTGGGTTCAAACCGGCCGTGCTACCGGTTTACACCGAGTTGGCCAACGAGTTCGCAGTGTTCGACCGGTGGTTCGCCTCGGTCCCAGCGTCGACTCAGCCGAACCGGTTCTACGTCCATTCGGCGACTTCACACGGCGCCATGAGTAACGTACGGAAGGACCTTGTCCACGGGTTCCCCCAGCGGACGATCTTCGATTCTCTGGACGAAAACGGCCTTACCTTCGGTATTTATTACCAAAACATCCCCGCTACTCTCTTCTTCAAAAGCTTGAGGAAGCTGAAGCACGCGACGAATTTCCATAGCTATTCCTTGAAGTTTAAGCTCGATGCTAAGCTGGGTAAGCTTCCCAACTATGTGGTGTTGGAGCAGAGGTACTTCGACGTGGATTTGATGCCGGCCAACGACGACCACCCGTCTCACGACGTGGCGATCGGGCAGAGGTTCGTGAAGGAGGTGTACGAGACTCTGAGGGCTGGCCCCCAGTGGAACGAGATGGCTTTGTTGATAACTTACGACGAGCATGGAGGGTTCTATGACCACGTGCCTACACCTGTATCTGGTGTGCCTAACCCTGACGGGATAATTGGGCCTGACCCCTATTACTTCCGTTTCGACCGGTTGGGTGTTCGGGTTCCCACCATTCTGGTCTCACCATGGGTCGAGAAGGGCACCg TGATTCATGAGCCAGATGGACCAAAACAACATTCGCAATACGAGCATTCTTCTATCGCTGCAACTGTAAAGAAGCTTTTCAATTTGGAATCAAACTTCCTGACCAAAAGGGATGCATGGGCGGGTACTTTTGAGGATTACTTTGACATTCTTGATTCTCCCCGTGATGATTGTCCAG AAACCCTTCCTGAGGTTAAGATATCCCTGAGGCCACGGGGACCGAAAGAAGATGCTAGCCTCTCAGAATTTCAAGTTGAACTGATCCAGCTCGCATCCCAGCTCAATGGTGACTATGTCCTGAATACATACCCAGATATCGGCAAAAGCATGACAGTGGGTGAAGCCAACCGGTACGCAGAAGAGGCAGTCAAGAGGTTCTTGGAAGCGGGAAAGGCTGCTCTTAAAGCTGGAGCCAACGAGTCTGCAATTGTTACAATGAGACCTTCCCTGACTAGCCGAGTTATGCTTAGAGACCATGGTCTCTACGTAGGGAGCCACTGA
- the LOC118349849 gene encoding protein FAR1-RELATED SEQUENCE 5-like codes for MHSYWSPVFLPYPDGSQYPSNIQNVGYPFQYGMGTLTPHIATSSATSGRGCSENSPDCRETAVPCTNSIVDEESKEDRPKSPETDDCTTGSLQLVQTDGDNIIEEPRSGMEFNSFEDLHSYYKDYAKKCGFGVMTQRSEKGDDQSIRYVTLGCARGGKARIKSLNVAKPRPTGKTDCKARINALKVEGKMRLTTVHNTHNHGLSPKKSRFFRCNREVSETVKRVLDTNDLAGIRMNKSFGSLVVGAGGFENLPFLEKDCRNYIDKCMDGIPPKAIITDQDRAMKNAIAKVFPESRHRFCLWHILKKVPEKLGSYAAYKSGLKSHLMKCVYDTQTVEEFEKCWDGLLNTYDLHENVWLKSLYDERQHWVPVFLKEYLWAGMSTTQRSESMNAFFDGYVHAKTNLKEFVDQFDSALRKKIENENNADFHTFSVTIPCISRSPIEKRFQELYTNAKFREVQQQVMGVLDMDPCLLSEDGVMKRYLVEDEVHVEEFTKLVTYSVNFNVEDCDGKCSCGLFEMRGILCRHILAIFKANGIKLLPDRYILDRWRKDIKRRYTLIHSSYDAGDQRPDGNRYSSLLNICYQMITYAAGSNEQFEDAKKKLYSMIDLYRDNQLPPSMTQTA; via the exons ATGCACAGTTACTGGTCACCAGTTTTTCTGCCATATCCAGATGGCAGCCAATATCCCAGTAACATTCAG AATGTTGGTTATCCATTTCAATATGGAATGGGAACTCTGACTCCTCACATCGCTACAAGCTCCGCAACGAGCGGAAGAGGTTGTTCAGAGAATAGTCCCGATTGTAGGGAAACTGCAGTGCCATGTACAAACTCAATTGTTGATGAAGAAAGTAAAGAGGATAGACCCAAATCACCTGAAACCGACGATTGCACTACCGGTTCACTACAATTAGTGCAAACGGATGGTGATAATATAATTGAGGAGCCAAGGTCGGGGATGGAATTCAATTCTTTTGAAGATTTACATAGTTATTATAAGGATTATGCTAAGAAATgcgggtttggggtgatgacacaAAGGAGTGAGAAGGGAGATGATCAAAGTATCAGATATGTCACTCTTGGTTGTGCCCGTGGAGGGAAAGCCCGGATTAAGAGTTTGAACGTTGCAAAGCCACGCCCGACAGGAAAGACGGATTGTAAGGCAAGGATTAATGCCTTAAAGGTTGAAGGAAAGATGCGGTTAACAACAGTCCATAATACACATAATCACGGCCTCAGTCCAAAGAAATCTCGCTTCTTTCGTTGTAACAGAGAAGTGAGTGAGACTGTAAAAAGAGTCTTAGATACAAACGACTTGGCTGGGATCCGgatgaataagagtttcggATCTCTTGTCGTTGGTGCAGGAGGTTTCGAGAACCTCCCATTTTTAGAAAAGGATTGTCGCAATTATATAGATAAG tgtatggatggtatacCTCCAAAAGCTATTATTACTGATCAAGAtagagcaatgaaaaatgcaattgctaAGGTCTTTCCAGAAAGTCGGCATAGATTCTGTTTATGGCATATACTGAAGAAAGTTCCCGAGAAGCTTGGGTCATATGCTGCCTACAAAAGTGGACTAAAAAGTCACCTAATGAAATGTGTGTACGACACTCAAACagttgaggagtttgagaaatgttgggatgGGTTACTTAACACATATGATTTACATGAGAATGTCTGGTTGAAAAGTTTATATGATGAGCGTCAGCATTGGGTACCAGTATTCTTAAAAGAGTACTtatgggctggaatgagtacaacccaGCGTAGTGAAagtatgaatgctttttttgaTGGTTATGTTCATGCGAAGACAAATTTGAAGGAGTTTGTCGACCAGTTTGACAGTGCactgaggaaaaaaattgagaatgaaaacaATGCCGACTTCCACACATTTAGCGTCACCATTCCCTGtatatctagatctccaattgagaagagatttcaagagttgtacacgaATGCTAAATTTAGGGAAGTCCAGCAGCAAGTAATGGGTGTGCTCGATATGGATCCGTGTCTACTTAGTGAGGATGGTGTAATGAAAAGATATCTGGTGGAAGATGAAGTTCATGTTGAAGAGTTCACTAAGCTTGTTACGTATTCAGTGAACTTCAATGTGGAAGACTGCGATGGAAAGTGTTCATGTGGGTTATTCGAGATGAGGGGGATACTGTGTAGGCATATTTTAGCCATCTTCAAAGCTAATGGTATAAAGTTATTGCCAGACCGGtacattttagatcgatggaggaaggacattAAGAGGAGATACACGTTAATCCACAGTAGCTATGATGCTGGGGATCAGAGGCCAGATGGGAATAGATATTCAAGTTTGCTGAATATATGTTATCAGATGATAACTTATGCAGCGGGTTCCAATGAGCAGTTTGAAGATGCAAAAAAGAAGTTATATTCAATGATTGACTTGTACCGTGATAATCAACTCCCCCCATCTATGACTCAAACAG ctTGA
- the LOC118343731 gene encoding uncharacterized protein LOC118343731, whose product MEKEMRKVKAKQKKAPGTGKRKLRDEGDTPLPDTCRNLFGSSEVDITSPSELQHVRQSSIFNNSGTRPRETVIGSQESIQFGLDGSQPVEHGLDGSQPVEHGFDRSQPENHGLDRSQLD is encoded by the exons ATGGAGAAAGAAATGCGGAAGGTTAAAGCCAAGCAGAAAAAAGCACCAGGAACAGGGAAACGTAAACTG CGAGATGAAGGAGATACACCACTCCCGGACACGTGTAGAAATTTATTTGGCTCATCAGAAGTAGATATCACCAGTCCTAGTGAACTGCAG CATGTTCGACAGAGCTCGATTTTTAACAATAGTGGAACCCGGCCCCGGGAAACAGTGATCGgaagtcaagaaagt ATACAgtttgggttggatggatcacaaccggtgGAGCAtgggttggatggatcacaaccggtgGAGCATGGGTTCGATAGATCACAACCTGAGAATCATGGATTGGATAGATCACAACTGGATTAA